A stretch of the Tardiphaga sp. 709 genome encodes the following:
- a CDS encoding fumarylacetoacetate hydrolase family protein — MKLVRYGAFGSEKPGLIDKDGKLRDLSGQVKDLADDAFAPANLAKLAALDPASLPAVSGSPRIGSPVGGKPKFIAIGLNYADHAAESGMPIPSEPIVFMKALNSLCGPNDDVEKPRGSTKLDWEVELAIIIGTRAKYVTEGDALKHVAGYSVCNDVSERFFQIERGGQWTKGKSHDTFGPLGPWLVTSDEVGDVHKLSMYLDVNGKRCQTGSTATMIFNVPQIVSYLSGMMTLMPGDIITTGTPPGVGLGMKPPKFLEVGDVMTLGIEKLGEQKQKVVAA, encoded by the coding sequence ATGAAGCTCGTAAGATACGGCGCGTTCGGCAGCGAAAAGCCGGGACTGATCGACAAGGACGGCAAGCTGCGCGACCTCTCCGGCCAGGTGAAGGATCTGGCTGACGACGCATTCGCTCCCGCCAATCTCGCCAAGCTCGCTGCGCTCGACCCGGCGTCGCTGCCTGCCGTGAGCGGCTCGCCGCGCATCGGCTCGCCCGTTGGCGGCAAGCCGAAATTCATCGCCATTGGCCTGAACTATGCCGACCACGCTGCAGAATCCGGCATGCCGATTCCATCGGAGCCCATCGTCTTCATGAAGGCGCTCAACAGCCTGTGCGGCCCCAATGACGATGTGGAAAAGCCCCGCGGCTCGACCAAGCTCGACTGGGAAGTCGAGCTCGCCATCATCATCGGCACCAGGGCCAAATATGTGACCGAAGGCGATGCGCTGAAGCACGTCGCCGGCTACAGCGTCTGCAACGACGTCTCCGAACGCTTCTTCCAGATCGAACGTGGCGGCCAGTGGACCAAGGGCAAGTCGCACGACACCTTCGGCCCGCTTGGCCCGTGGCTGGTCACATCAGATGAAGTCGGCGACGTGCACAAGCTCAGCATGTATCTCGACGTCAACGGCAAGCGCTGCCAGACCGGCTCGACCGCGACCATGATCTTCAATGTGCCGCAGATCGTCTCCTATCTGTCCGGCATGATGACGCTGATGCCCGGCGACATCATCACTACAGGCACGCCGCCCGGCGTCGGCCTTGGCATGAAGCCGCCGAAATTCCTCGAAGTCGGCGACGTCATGACGCTCGGCATCGAGAAACTCGGCGAGCAGAAGCAGAAAGTGGTTGCGGCTTAA
- a CDS encoding DUF3775 domain-containing protein, whose protein sequence is MPELAISSEKVGFLIEKARQFDAKDIASDPDSGSNGADDDMIDVLEDNGEDPVAREIAGFISALTEDEQIDLVALMRLGRGDATIDEWNDLRREAAEGRNGRTARYLLGEPLLGDLLAEGLEEFGVDWSSERTTPVH, encoded by the coding sequence ATGCCAGAACTAGCGATTTCATCCGAGAAAGTGGGCTTTCTGATCGAGAAGGCGCGGCAGTTCGATGCCAAGGATATCGCTTCGGATCCCGATTCCGGCTCCAATGGCGCGGACGACGACATGATCGATGTGTTGGAGGACAATGGCGAGGATCCCGTGGCGCGGGAAATCGCGGGCTTCATCAGCGCACTCACCGAGGACGAGCAGATCGATCTCGTCGCCCTGATGCGGCTGGGACGCGGCGACGCCACCATCGACGAATGGAATGACTTGCGCCGCGAAGCCGCAGAAGGGCGCAACGGGCGCACAGCGCGCTATCTGCTCGGCGAACCGTTGCTCGGCGATCTCCTGGCCGAAGGCCTGGAAGAATTCGGCGTTGATTGGTCCAGCGAACGCACCACGCCTGTTCACTGA
- a CDS encoding SDR family oxidoreductase — MDLGIKGRRALVCASSKGLGRGCAEALAAEGVHVTMTARGGDVLAAAAADIRKAYPGVEVTEVVGDITTVEGREAALKAAGQIDILINNAGGPPPGDFRNWTRDDWIKAIDANMLTPIELIKATVDGMMERKFGRIVNITSAAVKAPIDVLGLSNGARSGLTGFIAGLSRKTVRANVTINGLLPGPFNTDRLKGVAAGQVKATGLSVDEILTKRAAENPSGRFGEADEFGQACAWLCSSKSGFITGQNIVLDGGAFPGTM; from the coding sequence GTGGATCTTGGAATCAAAGGCCGCCGCGCGCTTGTCTGCGCATCCAGCAAGGGCCTCGGCCGGGGCTGCGCCGAAGCGCTGGCCGCAGAAGGCGTGCATGTCACAATGACTGCACGCGGCGGCGACGTGCTGGCGGCAGCCGCTGCCGATATCCGCAAGGCCTATCCGGGCGTCGAGGTCACCGAAGTCGTCGGTGACATCACCACGGTCGAAGGCCGCGAAGCTGCGCTGAAGGCGGCCGGCCAGATCGACATCCTCATCAACAATGCCGGCGGCCCGCCACCCGGCGATTTCCGCAACTGGACCCGCGACGACTGGATCAAGGCCATCGACGCCAACATGCTGACCCCGATCGAACTGATCAAGGCGACGGTGGACGGCATGATGGAGCGCAAGTTCGGCCGTATCGTCAACATCACCTCGGCCGCCGTGAAGGCGCCGATTGATGTGCTCGGCCTGTCGAACGGCGCACGCAGTGGCCTTACCGGCTTCATCGCCGGCCTGTCGCGCAAGACCGTGCGTGCGAATGTCACCATCAACGGCCTGCTGCCCGGCCCGTTCAACACCGACCGCCTGAAGGGCGTTGCCGCCGGCCAGGTCAAGGCGACAGGTCTTTCGGTCGACGAAATCCTGACCAAGCGCGCGGCCGAAAATCCGTCGGGTCGCTTCGGTGAAGCCGATGAATTCGGTCAGGCATGTGCCTGGCTGTGCAGTTCGAAATCCGGCTTCATCACCGGCCAGAATATCGTGCTCGACGGCGGCGCTTTCCCCGGCACGATGTAA
- a CDS encoding glutathione S-transferase family protein — MKLTFSPGSPFARKVRIAAIELGLIDKIELTPAAVAPTQKNEAYSHDISPVRKLPALILDDGNVIVDSYVITEYLDELAGGNKLIPASGPARWKVKSEHSMLQGMTDAMLLCRYEVGVRPKELLWQAWYDDQWDRAWEGLTRFENHPDILTRPMDAAQIALVCVLGYADFRFPDCGWHKAFPKLDAFHNKMLQRESVKISVPPKG, encoded by the coding sequence ATGAAGCTGACGTTTTCTCCGGGTTCGCCTTTCGCACGCAAGGTTCGCATTGCCGCGATCGAACTCGGGCTGATCGACAAGATCGAACTCACGCCTGCCGCTGTCGCCCCCACCCAGAAAAACGAAGCCTATTCGCATGACATCAGCCCGGTCAGGAAGCTGCCTGCGCTGATCCTCGACGATGGCAATGTCATCGTCGACTCCTATGTCATCACCGAATATCTCGACGAGCTCGCCGGCGGCAACAAGCTGATCCCGGCCTCGGGTCCGGCGCGCTGGAAGGTGAAGAGCGAACATTCGATGCTGCAGGGCATGACGGATGCGATGCTGCTGTGCCGCTACGAAGTCGGTGTGCGTCCGAAGGAACTGTTGTGGCAGGCCTGGTATGACGATCAGTGGGATCGTGCATGGGAGGGCCTCACGCGTTTCGAAAATCATCCCGACATCCTGACCCGTCCGATGGATGCGGCGCAGATCGCGCTCGTCTGTGTGCTCGGTTATGCCGACTTCCGCTTCCCGGATTGCGGATGGCACAAGGCGTTTCCGAAACTCGACGCTTTCCACAACAAGATGCTGCAGCGGGAATCGGTCAAGATCTCCGTCCCGCCAAAGGGTTAG
- a CDS encoding CvpA family protein: MNSFDVVVYVGLIVAMVIGFRAGLLRSAVTILGYLLAMPISVWITGLIAPQLSGSAAASTTQNSLLFFAIFLVSGIVLGSLLRMAVNDMIGHEIGIGDRLGGALLGAIRVGLIAVTLVLIFDQLVPANMQPAYMTGSHLRPLLWLAGQKGIKSLPADVTATIEQWKRAHRL; this comes from the coding sequence ATGAACAGTTTCGATGTCGTCGTTTATGTCGGCCTGATCGTCGCCATGGTCATCGGCTTCCGCGCCGGCCTCTTGCGTAGCGCCGTGACCATCCTGGGCTATCTGCTGGCCATGCCGATCTCCGTCTGGATCACCGGGCTGATCGCGCCACAGCTGTCCGGCAGCGCCGCCGCTTCGACCACGCAGAATTCACTGCTGTTCTTCGCGATCTTCCTCGTGTCAGGCATCGTGCTCGGCTCGCTGCTGCGCATGGCGGTCAACGACATGATCGGCCACGAAATCGGCATCGGCGACCGGCTCGGCGGCGCTTTGCTCGGCGCCATTCGCGTCGGCCTGATCGCGGTGACGCTGGTGCTGATCTTCGACCAGCTGGTGCCGGCCAATATGCAGCCGGCCTATATGACCGGGTCGCATCTGCGGCCCCTGCTGTGGCTGGCCGGGCAGAAGGGCATCAAATCGCTGCCGGCGGACGTGACTGCCACCATCGAACAATGGAAACGCGCGCACCGGCTCTGA
- a CDS encoding methylated-DNA--[protein]-cysteine S-methyltransferase: MTDVQFTLFDTAIGRCGIAWADRGVVAVQLPQPDEKQTRVRIKQRHADIVEAAPPPAVQAAIDGIVELMTGKPTDLSEINLDLTDVPEFNRNVYAIARQIPPGATLTYGDIAKKLGGVELSRNVGQAMGQNPCPVIVPCHRVLAAGGKPGGFSANGGVETKLKMLAIEGAYVNHTPSLFD; the protein is encoded by the coding sequence ATGACCGACGTTCAGTTCACTCTCTTCGACACCGCCATCGGGCGTTGCGGCATCGCATGGGCCGATCGCGGCGTTGTCGCTGTGCAATTGCCGCAGCCAGACGAAAAACAGACCCGCGTGCGCATCAAGCAGCGCCATGCGGATATCGTTGAAGCCGCACCGCCGCCGGCGGTGCAGGCAGCCATCGACGGTATCGTCGAACTGATGACCGGCAAGCCGACTGATCTTTCGGAGATCAATCTCGATCTCACCGACGTTCCCGAATTCAACCGCAATGTCTATGCGATTGCCCGCCAGATCCCGCCGGGCGCAACGCTGACCTATGGCGATATCGCCAAAAAGCTTGGCGGCGTCGAACTGTCACGCAATGTCGGGCAGGCGATGGGGCAGAATCCGTGTCCGGTGATCGTGCCGTGTCACCGGGTGCTGGCTGCCGGCGGCAAGCCAGGCGGATTTTCGGCCAATGGCGGCGTCGAGACCAAGCTCAAGATGCTCGCCATCGAGGGCGCGTATGTGAATCACACGCCCTCGCTGTTCGATTGA
- a CDS encoding MBL fold metallo-hydrolase, which yields MQWTVGKVRITQIIEGETIGSTRFILPQVGPDEVHALPWLMPKFSTPEGRLKMSIHALVVETPTQRIIVDTCLGNDKQGRSVPTWNNLHTPFLENMMAAGFAPDGIDTVLCTHLHVDHVGWNTKLVDGRWVPTFANARYVFGQHEYNYWAAHGDTASHLAVFNDSVKPIADAGLMDLVASDTQLSDEVTLIPTPGHSPGHMSVHIKSAGEEALLTGDAAHHPVQMAHLDWSSTADADPLQSAVSRRALFSRFADTPTLVIGGHFGAGRIMREGDAFRFAALQH from the coding sequence ATGCAATGGACGGTCGGTAAGGTCAGGATCACGCAGATCATCGAAGGCGAGACGATTGGCAGCACACGCTTCATTCTCCCGCAGGTCGGCCCCGATGAGGTCCATGCGCTGCCCTGGCTGATGCCGAAATTTTCAACTCCTGAAGGCCGGCTGAAAATGTCGATCCACGCGCTGGTGGTGGAAACGCCGACGCAAAGGATCATCGTCGATACCTGTCTCGGCAACGACAAGCAGGGCCGTTCGGTCCCGACCTGGAATAATCTGCACACGCCGTTCCTCGAGAACATGATGGCGGCAGGCTTCGCGCCGGACGGTATCGACACGGTGCTGTGCACCCATCTGCATGTCGATCATGTCGGCTGGAATACAAAACTGGTCGATGGCCGATGGGTGCCGACATTCGCGAATGCACGCTATGTGTTCGGGCAGCACGAATACAACTACTGGGCGGCGCATGGTGATACGGCGTCGCATCTCGCCGTGTTCAACGACTCCGTAAAGCCGATCGCCGATGCTGGGCTGATGGATCTCGTTGCCAGCGATACGCAACTCTCGGACGAGGTCACGCTGATCCCGACGCCGGGCCACAGCCCCGGCCATATGAGCGTGCACATCAAATCCGCAGGCGAGGAAGCGCTGCTGACCGGCGACGCCGCGCATCATCCGGTGCAGATGGCGCATCTGGACTGGTCGTCCACGGCGGATGCAGATCCCCTGCAATCCGCCGTATCGCGGCGCGCATTGTTCTCGCGTTTCGCGGATACACCGACGCTGGTGATCGGCGGTCACTTCGGCGCCGGCCGCATCATGCGCGAGGGTGACGCTTTCAGATTTGCCGCGCTGCAGCACTAG
- a CDS encoding SDR family oxidoreductase, whose amino-acid sequence MSGIFDVSKEIILITGASQGLGRQFARVLAAHGAAVALAARQTDKLKSLQDEITGKGGRAVAVQMDVTDMASISGAFDAAEEALGPISVLINNAGIAVEKLAVDQTEADWDSVIGANLKGAYFAATEIARRMIARKEEGNIVNIASVLGFGLTKAVSPYAISKAGIVQATKALALELAGHRIRVNALAPGYIDTDINHAVWDTPVGEKLIKRIPQRRVGHESDLDGAILLLASQASRYMTGSTVTVDGGFLLN is encoded by the coding sequence ATGTCCGGGATATTCGACGTCAGTAAAGAAATCATCCTCATTACCGGAGCCTCGCAGGGCCTTGGCCGGCAATTTGCACGCGTGTTGGCCGCGCATGGCGCCGCCGTGGCGCTGGCCGCGCGGCAGACCGACAAGCTGAAGAGCCTGCAGGACGAGATCACCGGCAAAGGCGGCCGCGCCGTCGCCGTGCAGATGGACGTCACCGACATGGCGTCGATCAGTGGGGCGTTCGATGCCGCGGAGGAAGCGCTCGGGCCGATCAGCGTGCTCATCAACAATGCCGGCATCGCCGTCGAGAAACTCGCCGTCGATCAGACCGAAGCCGATTGGGATTCCGTGATCGGTGCCAACCTCAAGGGCGCTTATTTTGCCGCAACCGAAATTGCCCGGCGCATGATCGCCAGGAAGGAGGAGGGCAATATTGTCAACATTGCCTCGGTGCTGGGTTTCGGGCTGACCAAGGCGGTGTCGCCCTATGCGATCTCGAAAGCCGGCATCGTGCAGGCGACCAAGGCACTGGCGCTGGAACTCGCCGGTCACCGTATCCGCGTCAATGCGCTGGCGCCGGGCTATATCGACACCGACATCAACCACGCCGTCTGGGACACGCCGGTCGGTGAGAAACTGATCAAGCGTATTCCGCAACGCCGGGTCGGCCATGAATCTGACCTTGACGGTGCCATCCTGCTGCTGGCCTCGCAGGCCTCGCGCTACATGACCGGCAGCACCGTGACCGTGGATGGTGGCTTTCTACTGAACTAG